In one Natronosalvus amylolyticus genomic region, the following are encoded:
- a CDS encoding VOC family protein produces the protein MPEPTSDAPPTTGLHHVTNICTDMDATKDFYEDVLGFHTVKMTENYDDPGTLHYYFSPTPDGEPGTTITYFEYPNSRGQPGPGASHHFAMGVEDEEMLLEWREHLLAHDVRVSPVRDRTYFKSIYFTDPDGLVFELATMDPGFAVNEEVPGTEFIDPHGDEGDDQ, from the coding sequence ATGCCCGAACCGACATCCGACGCGCCGCCGACGACCGGTTTGCACCACGTCACGAATATCTGTACGGATATGGATGCGACGAAGGACTTCTACGAGGATGTCCTCGGCTTTCACACCGTCAAGATGACCGAGAATTACGACGATCCGGGGACGCTGCATTATTATTTCTCTCCGACACCCGATGGTGAGCCCGGAACGACGATCACCTACTTCGAGTACCCGAACAGCCGTGGCCAGCCAGGTCCCGGTGCGAGTCACCACTTTGCCATGGGCGTCGAAGACGAGGAAATGCTGCTCGAGTGGCGCGAGCACCTCCTGGCACACGACGTTCGCGTCTCGCCCGTTCGAGATCGAACCTACTTCAAGAGTATCTACTTTACCGATCCGGACGGCCTCGTCTTCGAACTCGCAACGATGGACCCCGGATTCGCAGTCAACGAGGAGGTTCCAGGAACGGAGTTCATCGACCCGCATGGGGACGAAGGTGATGACCAGTGA
- a CDS encoding PrkA family serine protein kinase has translation MTGDIETLETLSTDYKASMPEDLRETHAFSWYLEACYADPKITRNAHQRVADMFDYYGTSYDETEGVVEYKLAAEDPLGDGENTFYGTVIHQSIHEFVNKVKSGARRLGPERRIKLLLGPVGSGKSHFDKQVRKYFEDYTLREEGRMYTFRWTNLGDVIRDQDPTDDTVRSPMNQDPLVLLPLKQRQRVIDDLNERLDAPYTIRNEQSLDPESEFYMDKLLAHYDDDLQAVLENHIEIVRLIADENKRQCLETFEPKDKKNQDETELTGDVNYSKIAVYGESDPRAFDYSGAFCNANRGVFSGEELLKLQREFLYDFLHATQEMTIKPKNNPRIDIDQVIVGRTNMPEYKDKKGDEKMEAFNDRTKRIDFPYVLSYEQEAKIYNKMLNNADVPDINVEPHTLEMAGLFGVLTRIEEPDTETVDLLSKAKAYNGEIDEGDDIDIKKLRQEAAQKAEIGEGMVGVSPRFIGDEIAEAIMDSKHRSRGFLSPLTVFNFFEENIEHHGSIPEENFERYYRYLETVREEYRERAIEDVRHALAYDVDEIQRQGEKYMDHVMAYIDDDTIEDSLTGREQEPDETFLRAVEEKLNVPEDRKNDFRQEVSNWVSRRAREGDTFNPQDNERLRRALERKLWEDKKHNINFSALVSANEYDDDERSAWIDALIEQGYSEAGAKEVLEFAGAEVAKAEIED, from the coding sequence ATGACTGGTGATATCGAGACGCTCGAGACGCTCAGTACCGATTACAAAGCATCCATGCCCGAGGACCTGCGGGAAACGCACGCGTTTAGCTGGTACCTCGAGGCCTGTTACGCCGATCCGAAAATCACGCGCAACGCCCACCAGCGCGTGGCCGACATGTTCGACTACTACGGGACAAGCTACGACGAGACCGAAGGCGTCGTCGAGTACAAACTGGCCGCCGAAGACCCGCTCGGAGATGGCGAGAACACCTTCTACGGAACGGTCATCCACCAGTCGATACACGAGTTCGTGAACAAGGTCAAATCCGGCGCACGACGCCTCGGACCCGAGCGCCGTATTAAACTGCTGTTGGGACCGGTCGGTTCCGGAAAATCACACTTCGACAAACAGGTGCGCAAGTACTTCGAGGATTACACCCTTCGCGAAGAAGGGCGGATGTACACCTTCCGGTGGACCAACCTCGGAGACGTCATCCGTGACCAGGACCCCACCGACGACACCGTCCGATCGCCGATGAATCAGGACCCGCTCGTGTTGTTACCGCTGAAACAACGCCAGCGCGTCATCGACGACCTGAACGAGCGGCTGGACGCCCCCTACACCATCCGCAACGAGCAGAGCCTCGACCCCGAGAGCGAGTTCTACATGGATAAACTGCTCGCTCATTACGACGACGACCTCCAGGCTGTCCTCGAGAACCACATCGAAATCGTCCGCCTCATTGCCGACGAGAACAAACGCCAGTGTCTCGAGACGTTCGAGCCAAAGGACAAGAAAAACCAGGACGAAACGGAGCTAACCGGGGACGTCAACTACTCGAAAATCGCGGTCTACGGCGAATCCGACCCGCGAGCGTTCGACTACTCGGGTGCGTTCTGTAACGCAAACCGTGGCGTCTTCTCCGGTGAGGAGTTGCTCAAACTCCAGCGAGAGTTTCTCTATGACTTCCTCCATGCCACCCAGGAAATGACGATCAAGCCGAAAAACAACCCGCGAATCGACATCGACCAGGTGATCGTCGGACGCACGAACATGCCCGAGTACAAGGACAAAAAGGGCGACGAGAAGATGGAGGCGTTCAACGACCGCACCAAGCGGATCGACTTCCCGTACGTCCTCTCGTACGAACAGGAGGCCAAGATCTACAACAAGATGTTGAACAATGCCGACGTCCCCGACATCAACGTCGAGCCACACACCCTCGAGATGGCGGGGCTGTTCGGCGTGCTCACCCGCATCGAAGAGCCCGATACTGAAACTGTGGACTTGCTCTCGAAAGCCAAAGCGTACAACGGTGAAATCGACGAAGGCGACGACATCGACATCAAGAAGCTTCGCCAGGAAGCCGCCCAGAAGGCCGAAATCGGTGAGGGAATGGTCGGCGTCTCACCCCGCTTCATCGGCGACGAGATCGCCGAGGCTATCATGGATTCGAAACACCGTTCACGCGGGTTCCTCTCGCCGCTTACGGTTTTCAACTTCTTCGAGGAGAACATCGAACACCACGGCTCGATTCCCGAGGAAAACTTCGAACGATACTACCGCTACCTCGAGACGGTGCGCGAGGAGTACCGCGAGCGTGCCATCGAGGACGTCCGTCACGCACTGGCCTACGACGTCGACGAGATCCAGCGCCAGGGCGAGAAGTACATGGACCACGTCATGGCCTACATCGACGACGACACCATCGAGGATAGCCTGACCGGCCGCGAGCAGGAGCCAGACGAGACCTTCCTGCGGGCCGTCGAGGAGAAGCTGAACGTGCCCGAAGACCGGAAAAACGACTTCCGCCAGGAGGTTTCGAACTGGGTCTCCCGACGCGCACGCGAAGGAGACACGTTCAATCCACAGGACAACGAGCGACTCCGCCGTGCCCTCGAGCGCAAACTCTGGGAGGACAAGAAACACAACATCAACTTCTCCGCCCTGGTCAGCGCCAACGAGTACGACGACGACGAACGCAGCGCCTGGATCGACGCCCTCATCGAACAGGGCTACTCCGAAGCCGGCGCGAAGGAGGTGCTCGAGTTCGCCGGCGCGGAGGTCGCCAAAGCCGAAATTGAGGATTGA
- a CDS encoding DUF5820 family protein, with amino-acid sequence MSEFDAVADGWTIWTEEDDGRCVLAYRPDVFNADDFPPECLPTLYLTHGRRTRRPGVNPGDQSAARDWHVTLYLEPDVHLRETNRFPTREEAVDRTLELARAFAAGEIAYRDMYQVPRERYFEKLDELTGGED; translated from the coding sequence ATGAGTGAGTTCGACGCGGTCGCCGACGGCTGGACGATCTGGACCGAGGAGGACGACGGCCGCTGTGTCCTCGCCTACCGACCGGACGTGTTCAACGCCGATGACTTCCCCCCCGAATGTCTGCCCACGCTGTATCTCACCCACGGCCGTCGCACCCGTCGACCTGGCGTGAACCCCGGCGACCAGTCGGCAGCTCGCGACTGGCACGTGACGCTGTATCTCGAGCCGGACGTGCACCTCCGGGAAACAAATCGGTTCCCGACGCGCGAGGAAGCCGTCGACCGGACGCTCGAACTCGCCCGGGCCTTCGCCGCCGGCGAAATCGCGTATCGCGACATGTATCAGGTCCCTCGAGAGCGTTACTTCGAAAAATTGGACGAGTTGACGGGCGGAGAGGACTGA
- a CDS encoding PrkA family serine protein kinase, translating into MRGTDYVTAADRSLEAAYEEPMSLAAYVDRIFETPTTASHASKYVLEAIEAAGTRTVVEEGEQKRRYRFFDDPHNDGEHAILGNTAVLNAFVDDLRSIAAGRAKDEKIIWFEGPTATGKSELKRCLINGLREYSKTPEGRRYTLEWNVTTTEPDERGLSYGTTSTGDDEENWYESPVQAHPLSVFPEGVREDILASLNAEVDDHIPISVETRLDPFSREAYDFLEKQYRRDGVEGLFSAISDERHLRVTNYVVDTGRGIGVLHAEDDGRPKERLVGSWMHGMLQELDSRGRKNPQAFSYDGVLSQGNGVLTVVEDAAQHADLLQKLLNVPDERSVKLDKGIAMDIDTQLLIISNPDLEAQLNQHADRNGMDPLKALKRRLDKHEFGYLTNLSLETELIRRELTGETEVWEAEAYDDLREQIREPVFVTVKGEDGEHRTREFAPHAVQAAALYAVVTRLDEERTPAELDLVEKALLYDQGYLQEGDTRRYKDEFDFDGDSHDGEHGVPVTYTRDTLADLLHEDRDRHHPDLAVEDVIMPRDVLNAMADGLADAPVFSTGERSEFENRVVPVKNHCFDQQEADIIDAIMHDKRVDEATVAEYVEHVYAWETGAELYNDRGEEIDPDPLKMKLFEIEHLGRFTEAAYESNLPRESVRDFRKEKIITALNRHAWQQRDENFAVDQVDLASIPAVTSVLESHDWDDVRRTFEDLEPRQWEDPPSGTQTEAVKEATIDRLVSDFGYSPASAELTSRHVMGQVSYRWD; encoded by the coding sequence ATGCGCGGCACCGACTACGTGACCGCGGCCGACCGCTCCCTGGAGGCGGCCTACGAGGAGCCGATGAGCCTCGCGGCCTACGTCGACCGGATCTTCGAGACGCCGACGACCGCCTCCCACGCCTCGAAGTACGTCCTCGAAGCCATCGAAGCCGCCGGTACCCGAACGGTGGTCGAAGAGGGCGAGCAAAAGCGACGCTACCGCTTTTTCGACGACCCGCACAACGACGGCGAACACGCCATCCTCGGGAATACCGCCGTATTGAACGCCTTCGTCGACGACCTGCGTTCGATTGCCGCAGGTCGGGCTAAAGACGAGAAAATCATCTGGTTCGAAGGGCCGACCGCGACCGGCAAGTCCGAACTCAAGCGCTGTCTGATCAACGGTCTCCGGGAGTACTCGAAGACCCCCGAAGGACGACGCTACACCCTCGAGTGGAACGTCACGACGACCGAACCCGACGAACGCGGCCTAAGCTACGGGACGACGTCTACGGGCGACGACGAGGAAAACTGGTACGAGAGCCCCGTCCAGGCCCATCCGCTCTCGGTGTTTCCAGAGGGCGTTCGCGAAGACATCCTCGCCTCGCTGAACGCCGAGGTTGACGATCACATTCCGATCAGCGTCGAGACGCGCCTCGACCCGTTCTCGCGTGAAGCCTACGATTTCCTCGAGAAACAGTACCGCCGAGACGGCGTCGAAGGACTGTTCTCGGCCATCAGCGACGAGCGCCACCTCCGCGTGACGAACTACGTCGTCGATACGGGACGTGGAATCGGCGTCCTTCACGCCGAAGACGACGGCCGACCGAAGGAGCGACTGGTCGGCTCGTGGATGCACGGCATGCTCCAGGAGCTGGATTCACGCGGTCGGAAGAACCCACAGGCGTTCAGCTACGACGGTGTCCTCTCCCAGGGCAACGGCGTTCTGACCGTCGTCGAAGACGCCGCCCAGCACGCCGATTTGCTCCAGAAGCTGCTCAACGTTCCCGACGAACGCTCGGTCAAACTCGACAAGGGCATCGCGATGGACATCGATACCCAGTTGCTCATCATCTCCAATCCCGACCTCGAGGCCCAGCTCAACCAGCACGCCGACCGAAACGGCATGGACCCACTGAAAGCACTCAAACGCCGACTCGACAAACACGAGTTCGGCTACCTGACGAACCTGAGCCTCGAGACCGAGTTGATCCGACGGGAACTGACCGGCGAAACCGAGGTCTGGGAGGCCGAGGCGTACGACGATCTCCGCGAGCAGATCCGTGAACCGGTGTTCGTTACGGTGAAAGGCGAGGACGGCGAGCACCGCACGCGAGAATTTGCACCCCACGCGGTGCAAGCGGCGGCACTGTACGCGGTAGTGACCCGCCTGGACGAAGAACGGACGCCTGCCGAACTCGATCTCGTCGAGAAAGCCCTGCTGTACGACCAGGGATACCTACAGGAGGGAGACACCCGGCGGTACAAAGACGAGTTCGACTTCGACGGCGACAGTCACGACGGGGAACACGGAGTTCCCGTCACCTACACGCGGGATACGCTGGCGGACTTGCTCCACGAAGACCGGGATCGGCACCATCCAGACCTGGCCGTCGAGGACGTCATCATGCCTCGAGACGTGCTGAACGCGATGGCCGACGGACTGGCCGACGCGCCGGTGTTCTCGACGGGCGAGCGCTCGGAGTTCGAAAACCGGGTCGTTCCGGTGAAAAATCATTGCTTCGACCAGCAGGAGGCCGACATCATCGACGCGATCATGCACGACAAACGAGTCGACGAGGCGACCGTCGCCGAGTACGTCGAGCACGTCTACGCCTGGGAAACCGGAGCCGAACTGTACAACGACCGCGGCGAAGAGATCGACCCGGACCCGCTGAAGATGAAGCTCTTCGAAATAGAGCATCTGGGTCGATTCACCGAAGCCGCCTACGAGTCAAATCTCCCGAGAGAGAGCGTCCGCGATTTCCGCAAAGAGAAGATCATTACGGCGTTGAACCGCCACGCCTGGCAACAGCGCGACGAAAACTTCGCCGTCGACCAGGTCGACCTGGCGTCGATCCCCGCCGTCACGTCGGTCCTCGAGAGTCACGATTGGGACGACGTGCGCCGGACGTTCGAGGACCTCGAGCCTCGCCAGTGGGAGGACCCGCCGAGCGGCACCCAGACAGAAGCCGTCAAGGAAGCGACTATCGACCGACTCGTCTCCGATTTCGGCTACTCGCCGGCGTCTGCTGAGTTGACGAGTCGACACGTCATGGGACAGGTGAGCTACCGATGGGACTGA
- a CDS encoding zinc ribbon domain-containing protein: MNLFRKAGEKFEETKRSFMAGAETAYVCRSCEESVEEDYEHCPHCGEEAVEL, encoded by the coding sequence ATGAACCTATTCAGGAAAGCCGGGGAGAAATTCGAAGAAACGAAACGGTCGTTCATGGCGGGTGCGGAAACGGCGTACGTCTGTCGGTCCTGTGAGGAGTCAGTAGAGGAAGACTACGAGCACTGTCCACACTGTGGCGAGGAGGCGGTCGAACTATAG
- a CDS encoding UPF0179 family protein, translating into MSTVTLLGTRLAEPGTEFVYEGEADGCAGCPYRSQCLNLRTDCTYRVTEVRENAQTLECAMHDGGVRAVEVEPVTVTANVPKKGAFSGSKASLGGPCPYVECPSHAYCEPDGIAFDREYRIQQIVGDPPHEVCHLDRSLELVELDPSE; encoded by the coding sequence ATGTCTACCGTCACCCTCCTCGGGACGCGCCTCGCCGAACCCGGCACGGAGTTCGTCTACGAGGGCGAAGCCGACGGCTGTGCCGGCTGTCCGTACCGCAGTCAGTGTCTCAACCTCCGAACCGATTGCACCTACCGCGTCACCGAAGTCCGAGAAAACGCCCAGACGCTCGAGTGTGCCATGCACGACGGCGGCGTCCGGGCCGTCGAAGTCGAGCCGGTGACCGTCACCGCCAATGTGCCCAAAAAAGGTGCCTTCAGCGGATCAAAAGCCAGCCTCGGCGGGCCCTGCCCGTACGTCGAATGCCCGAGCCACGCCTACTGCGAACCGGACGGTATCGCCTTCGACCGCGAGTACCGTATCCAGCAAATCGTCGGTGACCCGCCACACGAGGTCTGCCACCTCGACCGCTCGCTCGAACTCGTCGAACTCGATCCGAGTGAGTAA
- a CDS encoding winged helix-turn-helix transcriptional regulator, with protein sequence MSSERTTAPGEQSHVEDDDSVCPVVESIEQIGSQWRLAVLHELQNGEYRFNELKRATDANARTLSRVLEDLGDHGFVERRIEEDAPIATYYSLTPKGRSLEPVFDEIECWAGSWLEDSSDED encoded by the coding sequence ATGTCATCCGAACGAACCACAGCGCCCGGGGAACAGTCTCACGTCGAGGACGACGATTCCGTCTGCCCCGTCGTCGAATCCATCGAACAGATCGGCTCCCAGTGGCGACTGGCCGTCTTGCACGAACTCCAGAACGGCGAATACCGATTCAACGAACTCAAGCGGGCGACCGACGCAAACGCCCGCACCCTCTCGCGCGTGCTCGAGGACCTGGGCGACCACGGCTTCGTCGAACGCCGAATCGAAGAGGACGCCCCCATCGCGACCTACTACAGCCTGACGCCGAAAGGCCGCTCACTCGAGCCCGTCTTCGACGAAATCGAGTGCTGGGCCGGGTCGTGGCTCGAGGACTCGAGTGATGAGGACTGA
- a CDS encoding immunoglobulin-like domain-containing protein — protein sequence MHAPTRRDLLRLGALGATGAVAGCLANGDDPGAGNGDDDDNSDDNADPTLEPESVETVHFATRTDRPAWDEEAVGTAALAGSEARLSAVTPIEAVSDDHLEETLGPFIEETDFETSILLFVESGGPDLCWNDLGITDVGLEDGGDHLTATATVHDTREANEACGQAMIYPSTLTRITVDGDLPTTAAVTITDGWDETETVETSVDISVDPDDLEGYVRPDEDPDIVPASLECDGENVTRMDARETVDWGENDRFAMRIDRLEAERGETVTVTMTNVTNDERVTGNDRKFGLEVYTDEGWQDVRVYDGEHEYGPGYTDEGYIHPPGEGFEWSLELSTDEFETGHDMLEVCPDLVAGRYRFVYWPTDLAVAFDLRG from the coding sequence ATGCACGCTCCCACGAGACGCGACCTCCTTCGACTCGGCGCACTTGGTGCCACCGGTGCGGTCGCCGGCTGTCTCGCTAACGGTGACGACCCAGGTGCTGGAAACGGAGATGATGACGACAACTCGGACGATAACGCCGACCCCACACTCGAGCCCGAATCGGTCGAGACGGTCCATTTTGCGACCCGGACCGACCGGCCCGCGTGGGACGAAGAAGCCGTCGGAACCGCAGCACTCGCGGGCTCTGAGGCACGGCTGAGCGCCGTCACGCCAATCGAGGCGGTGTCCGATGACCACCTCGAGGAGACGCTGGGGCCGTTCATCGAGGAGACCGATTTCGAGACGTCGATTTTGCTGTTCGTGGAATCCGGCGGCCCAGACCTCTGTTGGAACGACCTCGGGATAACCGACGTGGGGCTCGAGGACGGCGGCGACCACCTGACGGCGACGGCGACGGTTCACGATACCCGCGAGGCAAACGAGGCCTGCGGGCAGGCGATGATCTACCCGTCGACGCTCACCCGGATTACGGTCGACGGCGACCTGCCGACGACAGCCGCGGTGACGATTACGGATGGCTGGGACGAAACCGAAACCGTGGAAACGTCGGTCGACATCTCCGTCGACCCGGACGACCTCGAGGGGTACGTCCGACCCGACGAGGACCCCGATATCGTGCCGGCTTCGCTCGAGTGCGATGGTGAGAACGTAACCCGAATGGATGCCCGTGAAACCGTCGACTGGGGCGAGAACGACCGATTTGCCATGCGAATCGACCGACTCGAGGCCGAGCGCGGAGAAACGGTAACGGTCACGATGACCAACGTCACGAACGACGAGCGGGTGACCGGCAACGACCGCAAGTTCGGTCTCGAAGTGTACACCGACGAAGGCTGGCAGGACGTTCGTGTTTACGACGGCGAACACGAGTACGGGCCGGGGTACACCGACGAGGGCTACATCCATCCGCCGGGCGAGGGGTTCGAGTGGTCGCTCGAGCTATCGACGGACGAGTTCGAGACGGGACACGATATGCTCGAGGTGTGTCCGGATCTGGTGGCTGGCCGGTACCGGTTCGTTTACTGGCCGACCGATCTGGCAGTGGCGTTCGATCTGCGAGGATAG
- a CDS encoding YeaH/YhbH family protein, with amino-acid sequence MGLKDDLERFRAVGEKRREDLAEFIQYGELNSGGDDGIRVPVKIVSLPSFEYDKRDQGGVGQGDGGTPDVGQPVGQPQPQPGDGDEDGDPGEEGGDHEYYEMDPEEFAEELDEALGLDLEPKGKRVIEEKEGPYTDLTRSGPDSTLDFERMFKEGLKRKLAMDFDEEFLKEVCKVDGISARAVFEYARGQNLPVSMAWIEEAHDEVADERGKWDDIEAVEANVERESVQDQIRREGIKHVPFRREDERYRFPEIIEEKEKNVVVVNIRDVSGSMREKKRELVERTFTPLDWYLTGKYDNAEFVYIAHDADAWAVEREEFFGIRSGGGTRISSAYELAAELLEEYPWSDWNRYVFAAGDSENSSNDTEERVIPLMESIPANLHAYVETQPSGNAINATHAEELERHFGDGDDVAVAYVSSEDDVTDAIYRILSTETEATDDD; translated from the coding sequence ATGGGACTGAAAGACGACCTCGAGCGATTCCGCGCGGTTGGTGAAAAGCGTCGCGAGGACCTCGCCGAGTTTATCCAGTACGGCGAGTTGAACAGCGGCGGCGACGATGGAATCCGCGTCCCGGTAAAGATCGTCTCATTGCCGAGTTTCGAGTACGACAAGCGCGACCAGGGTGGCGTCGGACAGGGCGATGGTGGGACGCCTGACGTCGGCCAACCGGTTGGCCAACCACAGCCACAACCCGGCGACGGCGACGAAGACGGCGATCCCGGCGAGGAAGGCGGCGACCACGAGTACTACGAGATGGACCCCGAGGAGTTCGCCGAAGAACTCGACGAGGCACTGGGGCTCGACCTCGAGCCAAAGGGCAAGCGCGTGATCGAGGAGAAAGAAGGCCCGTACACCGACCTGACTCGCTCGGGGCCCGATAGTACGCTCGATTTCGAGCGGATGTTCAAGGAGGGACTGAAACGCAAGCTCGCGATGGACTTCGACGAGGAGTTCCTCAAGGAGGTGTGCAAAGTCGACGGCATTAGCGCTCGAGCGGTCTTCGAGTACGCTCGGGGACAGAACCTGCCAGTCTCGATGGCCTGGATCGAAGAGGCCCACGACGAGGTGGCTGACGAGCGCGGGAAATGGGACGACATCGAGGCAGTCGAGGCCAACGTCGAGCGCGAGAGCGTCCAGGACCAGATCCGTCGGGAGGGTATCAAACACGTCCCCTTCCGGCGTGAGGACGAGCGCTATCGCTTCCCCGAGATCATCGAGGAGAAAGAGAAGAACGTCGTCGTGGTCAACATCCGTGACGTCTCGGGCTCGATGCGCGAGAAGAAACGGGAACTGGTCGAGCGAACCTTCACACCGCTGGACTGGTACCTCACCGGGAAGTACGACAACGCCGAGTTCGTCTACATCGCCCACGACGCCGACGCCTGGGCGGTCGAACGCGAGGAGTTCTTCGGTATTCGAAGCGGCGGCGGCACCCGCATCTCGAGTGCGTACGAACTCGCTGCCGAACTGCTCGAGGAATACCCATGGAGCGACTGGAACCGCTACGTGTTCGCTGCGGGCGACTCGGAGAACTCGAGCAACGACACCGAAGAGCGCGTTATCCCGCTCATGGAGTCGATTCCGGCGAACCTCCATGCCTACGTCGAAACCCAGCCCAGCGGCAACGCGATCAACGCGACCCACGCCGAGGAACTCGAGCGCCACTTCGGCGATGGCGACGACGTCGCAGTCGCATACGTCAGTAGCGAAGACGACGTCACTGACGCGATTTACCGTATCCTCAGCACCGAAACGGAGGCCACCGACGATGACTAA
- a CDS encoding ribonuclease H-like domain-containing protein, whose translation MRYDRDDPGFERVATFDIETTHYKASEGETVSIGIGVHERGAPGEDAAYERYHREEYDEAQLIERGLKRLDELGVDGVVSFNGNDFDLGFLRDRLNLLNRATAIPEIDALETHIDLFADRKAVCNRTGQKWPKLEECLLSYGLDEPETRWNGSPVTNVRFGEELGPAYLQALSNANHDRIEQLRAVIDHYLVTDLEANLAVFYADIGYPFEPAHLGTSRSF comes from the coding sequence ATGAGATATGATCGTGACGATCCCGGATTTGAACGCGTAGCGACATTCGACATCGAGACAACTCACTACAAAGCAAGCGAGGGCGAAACCGTCTCTATCGGAATTGGCGTTCACGAACGCGGAGCTCCGGGTGAGGATGCCGCGTACGAACGATATCACCGCGAAGAATACGACGAGGCACAGTTGATCGAGCGTGGCCTCAAACGGCTCGATGAACTGGGCGTCGACGGGGTGGTCTCGTTCAACGGAAACGATTTCGACCTCGGTTTCCTTCGAGACCGCCTAAATCTGTTGAACCGTGCCACTGCCATCCCCGAAATCGACGCTCTCGAGACGCATATCGATTTATTCGCCGATCGAAAAGCGGTGTGCAATCGAACTGGTCAAAAGTGGCCGAAACTCGAGGAGTGTCTTCTGTCGTACGGCCTCGACGAACCGGAAACACGCTGGAACGGGTCACCAGTAACGAACGTTCGGTTTGGCGAGGAACTCGGGCCGGCCTATCTACAGGCACTTTCGAACGCCAACCACGACCGTATCGAACAACTTCGTGCGGTGATCGACCACTATCTCGTGACCGACCTCGAGGCAAACCTGGCAGTTTTCTACGCTGATATCGGTTACCCGTTCGAGCCAGCCCACCTGGGGACGTCACGTTCATTTTGA